A region of bacterium DNA encodes the following proteins:
- a CDS encoding LytR C-terminal domain-containing protein: MAVICVGTTLILWRPWEPQEETPTVETHNGETAMVSEVPEGKEPPDEIVLPRHYSVEVWHTPADAEKLNDVEYQLSQLGQTEYSAVPVAALGTGNVNVVYYHGESEELRSFAERLSDLLGFGPPRRVDLSVVLGRDIENVLAAAPDSGELPGGASNLTAEVLNGSGVPGMGSRMADKLGGFGLTIVDIRNNSTFDCERTTISCTPDKLEYALALKKALGLPGSVTGIPYDLQVVLGGG; encoded by the coding sequence TTGGCTGTTATATGTGTTGGCACCACTCTAATCCTCTGGCGGCCCTGGGAGCCCCAGGAGGAAACGCCGACCGTCGAGACACACAACGGTGAAACCGCCATGGTCAGCGAGGTGCCCGAGGGTAAAGAGCCGCCTGACGAAATTGTCCTCCCAAGGCACTACTCGGTGGAGGTCTGGCACACGCCGGCGGACGCCGAGAAGCTCAACGACGTGGAGTACCAGCTCTCCCAACTCGGCCAGACCGAGTACAGCGCCGTGCCCGTTGCCGCTCTGGGCACCGGAAACGTCAACGTCGTCTATTACCACGGCGAGAGTGAGGAGCTGCGGTCCTTCGCCGAACGGCTGTCCGATCTGCTGGGATTCGGGCCTCCGCGGCGGGTGGACCTCTCCGTCGTCCTGGGGCGGGACATCGAAAATGTTCTCGCCGCGGCGCCCGACTCCGGCGAGCTGCCCGGAGGGGCGTCCAACCTGACCGCCGAGGTGCTCAACGGCAGCGGTGTCCCCGGCATGGGCTCCCGCATGGCGGATAAGCTGGGCGGATTCGGACTGACAATCGTAGACATTCGCAACAACAGCACCTTCGACTGCGAACGCACCACCATCTCCTGCACGCCGGACAAGCTCGAGTACGCCCTGGCCCTGAAGAAGGCCCTTGGCCTGCCCGGTTCGGTGACCGGAATCC